In the genome of Fusarium poae strain DAOMC 252244 chromosome 1, whole genome shotgun sequence, the window ACCTTCTTGTCCTGTCTtgtcctgtcttgtcttgttcccGATGGATTCTTGTCCAATGCATTTTCATTTCGTTTCAATGCGTGCATACCATACATTAGTTTAGTCCAAACATATAACTTTGGCTGTCCCTCTCTCCCTTGCCCCACGGAATTGTAATTCTTttctctgtctctctctctctcttcccCTCGTTGCCAAAATCTCACGCTTAAACACCATCCCGTCCACCGACGAATAGTAGGAAAGGCTATAAACATTCGTCAGCCAGGTACGCATTGTAAATTACAGATCGTCctgcagaagaaaaaaaaaagagccAAAACTCGGCTTCGCCGTCCCTGCCTAAAAATCGTATTGTACTTTCACCCCCCGCCGAAAACGCCCGATCAAACAAATTCCCAAAAGGACAGCCAATCTCGATTCTATAAAGTCACCACTTCCCTTCCAGCCTGCCAGGTCATCATCTACTGCCACGCATTCTCACTTTGGCGACGTCGTCTACTCGAAACAACTCACACTCTGACCATCACCGAATACGACGCCAAGAAAATTACTTCCGCTATCTCGACGACATAAATCTGagaattcttcttctttctcacgGACTGCAAACTCTTTTTTTCATCTACACGTCCGACATCGGCATTGCTTTCACCCTCATCATGAAAGGCCAACCCGTCGACCAGCTCGTCTACGAGTGCATGTTTCCTCGTCCCAAGAGCAACGATCCACAAAACTTCCATATGCTACTCCAGCGTAACCTAATTCCAGAGGTTCGTCAGGAAACCCACGCTTTTTACGGTCATCTCGACACCCAGGAAGCGAAATACCCTGGCCTCGACTACACCCACAAGACCCATCGTATTCGTCTTTCTCGCTGGCCATGGCATCGACGCCTTTTCCGCGCTTTCGATAACCTCCAGCTTACAGCCTCCGAAATCGCGGGCCTGACCAAGTGGGAGGGAACAAAATGGGCCAAGGAAAAATATGAGAAGGAGCAGGGATACATTATTCATGACACCACCGCCGATGGATTCCCCGACTGGACCGATATTCAACATTTACCTCGTGCTTCTCGCAGCCATTCCGCCGAGGTTGGCTACATGGGGCTCGACGACCTGGATAACGATATGGATGTTGAAAGCGAAGACGAGCTGGACAGTGTAGGCGTTGAACTAAATGAGCGTCTCAGAGATGGAGTTGCAAGACGCGAGGCTGGTGATACATCAGCTGTCCTCGACGAGGAATGGGAGCAGTGGCTCAAAAACGCCATCGAATCAGGTGAAATCAGCTTTCTGAACGACCATGTCTTCCACGAAAGTGACACAGTTCCTGCTGCGCTCTTCCCACCAGGTTTGCTTAGTACAGCACGAGCTGGCCAATGGGGCGAGATTCCCGAGTCTCTTCACCGCATACTTCGCCGCACTTTACAATCAGAAGACCCTAACCGACCCCAACAAATACAGGCGTCGACACGTTCTCAAACTTCGGCCCCTTTGCTGCAGAACCGATACTCTATGGATTCTCGATTGATCCGCAGTTCATATCTCCGCCTACCGGTCGGCGATTCTAGTTCAGGGCGCACAGGAACCTCAAATGCTTGAAACACCGAGATCAACGGGGAACGACGAATAAAAGCATTTTCTTCTGAAAGAAATTATACCCTTTTTACTTTGCCTTTTACttaggctttttttttttttttttttggctaGCACGACCATTGATTGAGTTACGCCTCAGACGGAGCACGGAACCCGCAGCCTCACTTCTACGCATGATTACTGTTTCATCCTTGTCTCTCAAAAAATACTGGGGACTAGGCTACGGCCAGTGACGAACAACCACGCGAAGCATAAAACACGACATTGTTTGTTTTTTTCtgtattttttcttttgtctgAACATCCACAGGGTGGACGGTGTTATTGGCGACATTGGAGGGGTTTTGATGACACACAAGTAACGGGAGGGAAATATCTGGTTGAATTTAC includes:
- a CDS encoding hypothetical protein (BUSCO:43741at5125), whose amino-acid sequence is MKGQPVDQLVYECMFPRPKSNDPQNFHMLLQRNLIPEVRQETHAFYGHLDTQEAKYPGLDYTHKTHRIRLSRWPWHRRLFRAFDNLQLTASEIAGLTKWEGTKWAKEKYEKEQGYIIHDTTADGFPDWTDIQHLPRASRSHSAEVGYMGLDDLDNDMDVESEDELDSVGVELNERLRDGVARREAGDTSAVLDEEWEQWLKNAIESGEISFLNDHVFHESDTVPAALFPPGLLSTARAGQWGEIPESLHRILRRTLQSEDPNRPQQIQASTRSQTSAPLLQNRYSMDSRLIRSSYLRLPVGDSSSGRTGTSNA